The Syngnathus scovelli strain Florida chromosome 17, RoL_Ssco_1.2, whole genome shotgun sequence sequence CTAAACGTTTCCAGCTCTGAGCAGTTGGCAAGACATACGTACCTTGCCTGGCCGTGTACTCGTTGTCCTCGATGAGACGAGCCAAACCGAAGTCGGCGATCTTGCACACCAGGTTGTCAGCCACCAAAATGTTGGCGGCGCGCAGGTCCCTGTGGATGTAGTTCATCCGCTCGATGAAGGCCATGCCGTCTGCAATCTATGCACAAAATGATTGTTGTTAAAATATTACAGATAAAAGTTTAAAGATGGCAACAGCTCATATTATTTCCAATGCGAGAAATGATTTCAAAATGTGATCGGCACTACGTTCCACATTTGAGGATTGCTTGTACCATGTGCTCATCGTGTTCATGCAGGCTTTTTCATTTCAACACATCTTTTGTCAGCCAAATCCCCCAGAGGAgacgcctccctccctccctcttcattttcattttccacctggccaagcgagcgagggagggatgAGCGTGGCGAGGCAAAGTGAAAGCAGATCATAGCACGCGACGGCGGCATCGTGGGAGTTAAGTGGCTCTCTGATGAAGAGCGCTTAAGCTCCGCAGGCAACTAAGTGTCGGAGGACGATGAGAGGCGCACGGAGCGGTGGCGAGATGTCAAGCTGGATATCAAATAAATATGACGACCTGCACGGAGAGCCGTGCGCGCCATTTGAGTCACCCTGACTTGGTTTGTTTTCACAGTTCTAGCAAGCAGTCTTTGCAATCTACCTGTGCGGCCATGTCCACCAGCTGGGGCAACTTCAGGTGTTTGCCATCTCCCTCCTTCAAGAAGTCCAGCAGGCTCCCTGGAAGAGATCATGTCAAATGATAATGTCATACAATTAACGTCTGGTTATTTCTATGTTATTACTGTTATAATGGATTTGAAATGACAATTACATTTCAATTAACTGTCCAGCCCTAGCATAATGCTAACAAGGCTACGCTAACACAATCAGGAGGGAGAGAGTTCAATCTGGGACTGACCTTTGCCCATGAACTCAGTGACGATGTAGATGGGCTCTTCGGACACCACGGCATAGAGCGGCACCAGCTTGTCGTGCCGCAGCTTCTTCATGATCTGGGCCTCCTGCAGGAAGGCCTCAGGGGACATGGTGCCTGGTTTCAGGGTCTTGATAGCCACCTTGGTGGTGCCGTTCCACGTGCCTGAGTCAAAATGTTGGTCTTGTAAAAAGACGGCTTGAACTGACGCAATCTAGCAAACATGCAGATAAGACTATGCCGAAATCTATAAATCATATCTGCTGACAAAGTTGGTCACCAAAAATAATCTGGCACTTCCTGGTCAAAAGCCACTTACTCACGCCCTGCTTACATACAATGAGTCGGGTCTGGAGAGCCAGCGCTTCCGTCATGAGTGCTGACCCTCCATGAATGAATCACACGGTAACGCACGCGCACAAGGACAAAGTAGGGCAACGATAACGAGAGGAATGAAGGTTACACAGTCATTAACATACGCCGAATCAAAAGGGAATAATCTGCAGGGAGGGGGGAACAAAACGAGAAGTCGGCAGTGGAATTCCTGGGATTGCACACTTGCAGGTCGAGGCTTGCTGCGGGCCTAATGAGGGAGTGAGCGAGGAGGATGCACGCTGGCTAAGTGAAGCGTAGTCGAAGGGCGGCCTGCTATTAGCGTACGCGCGTGTGCCTTCTAGCGTGAACGTTGTCAGTGCTTTCCCACCGATAAATAGGCGAGCTCTTTGCTGAGCTCCATAACTCAAAGGGTTTATCAATCAACCGATGGGAGGTCTATAAGCATTCCTCCCCGTTAAATAAACATGAGCTATAAAATGGATGGTTAAGTCACCGCTGTAAACGCCGTTCGTCAAATTTACGACGAAGCAGTCGTTCCATCACGCCAGCCGCGCGAGTTGTCTTACCCGTCCAGACTTCTCCGAAGCAGCCTTGGCCCAGCTTGACTTCCAGTCGCAGGGAGTCTCGGGGGATCTCCCATGCGTCCTTGGCAAGTCCCTGAGTCTGCGGCTTGACCGTGGGGCACACGGTCGTCAGCTTGTAGCACAAACCGTCGGCGTGCTCTGAACAGGACCGGACATGAAAGATGGGAAGCTCAGTTAGTGAGAGATGTAGTATGCGAGGAGCTGTGATGTTGATTGCAAATCAATACTGCCATTGGCACTATTGatgatgactgttttttttttcccccatagaaGAGGACGCAAGTAGCTCGCTAACTCCAAATGCTGCATTATTAGCAGTTGACTAAGCAGTTGCTTTTCTCCCCACCATCAACGAACATGATGGGAATGAAATGACGGTGCAAAATCATTGCGTTAGAATATAGGATACTTTAGAGAATAGAGTAGAATGGCGCAATATAAACGAAGCCGAGGTTGAAACGATTTTGTAGTCACACAGGGTTTAAACTCTAGTGGGGCTTTCAAGCGTCACAGGAGGGAAGAAAAGAAATCCTGCGAAAAGAAGGATTTCATACAAAGTATATCCCAGCGGCCGATCTGCAGCTGAATAATTCATTGGCTCGACGAGGGCCGCATTGATGTCGGAATAAAGCAAGAGAGATAATGTTAAGAGACCGCCACTTGTAAAAATACAGTCGTAAACAAAAGTCGGCAGATGACTCATGCTGTACCTGTGTAGTGCATCACCAGCTTCTGCAGCGTATCGAATTGAGCCCGAGTGGTGATGTAATAGCCGCCGCTGTCGAGCTTCCGGATTTTGTAGTGTTTCACATTGTCGCCTTTGACTTCATCCCAGTCACGGATCGATAGAGAGTAGGCACCTTCGAGACAAGTGTGTTAGAATTCATAAAACGTTCAAGTTTGACTcagcaacaaaacaaaatcttACCTTTGGTTGTTTCACTCTCTCGTGCCAAGAAAGTACCTCGCTGGTTGCCCGGAAGTAATAAAAGCCGCTCGGCGTCTTTGCGGCCCATTTTTCCAAAATACCATCTGTGGAGAAAAACAATGGTGACGCTGGTTATTTTGTAAAAGCTGTATCGTGACACCATCGGTATTAATGACATCATCACgtcgggagaaaaaaaaaatattcttgcaATATTTTTGAGGACAAGAGTTGACATATTTATATATCCAAAATTTGTGAGCAGCCATGGAATGGTCACCAACGTGTAATCACAGCACAGGGCACTATTGTTGAGCCTGTGCGTGCGAACGTGATGGGCTGTCACAGCGTAACCGCGCAAAAGAATTTCTCAGACCGAGCGAGCGGGTGGAGTTGAAAATGGCAGGGAGGATGAGATGGAAAGGAGTCCTCACTCTTCGGCTTGTATGGAGTCGGCAGGGGCCACGTAGTTGCTGGGGATGTAACCCTTCTGTCCCGTGTTGATGGAACGAGCCTCCCACCAGTCGCCTTCCCTACAAGGAATTGAATGCAATCAAGCACGGCTGGAAATAAGAACAATTTCCAATCCATCAGTCAGTTGTATTGAACATGGTGAAAGTGACAAGAACAGATGGCCCGGTCAGAGGAGCCCAATAACCCAGACAGATTTCGGCCTTAATAGCAGaccaaagctaaaaaaaaaaaaaaaaaagctgattaaACAGGCAGCATGTCCggattactaaaaaaaaaaataaaaaaaatagtgacAGCACTCACGTGTTGTTGATAATTTGGAAGCGATCGCCTTTTTTGAACGACAAATCGTCTGACGTTCTGGCTTCGTAGTCGTACAGCGCCACGAAGAATGTGACGCCGCCTGAAGACAAGATGGAGAGCAAGGGATGAGTGTGATTCTCAACATTGTTAGTTTTCATTAAAGGGTAAATTCTCGACAAGAATATGCTCGAAGAACTAGCACTACTTTAAACACCGTATTCTGAATAATATTGCGCTTGTGGATTATGACTTAAGCAGCAAAAATCGACCTCGGGGCGGccatttgccacttgctgtcgatcgCTGATATCACAGTGCCAAAGTCACGTGACCCAGAAACCAGGTGAGCTGTGATGGTTCGTTACCACGTCAAATCACATGATCTTTGTGATTGTTGTAATAATATAACCAGAGTGTCAGACAAACGATAATGTGAAGCGACAACGCCACTCAGATATATCTTTGAGAGGAAATTGAGCGGGCAGGGTTAGATGGGCGGCAGTCCCTCAGCTCACATTATCTTCCTTGAGAGCCAGTGagcagtgtgtgcgtgtttatcGTTCACACTGCCGGAAGATCCTATCAAAGTTCAAcgacaaagactataaaaagcaacgttgcgtggacggaGCGTTTTCTTTGGGGGCCGCATCGCTTCCCATGTcgtgtatttatttttgcatcTGCATTGGGCGGTTATGACCCTGGTCGGTCGGCTATTTATACGCAGTGGATGCCTTTTAACTCGCTCCGCGCTGGAGTGAAATTTCCAATTTCCATTTTTGCGTAAACCAACCTGTGACGACACCCGGGAAGGGACTGCTCACAGCCGCCGACGTGAAGGACGTCGAGGCGCCGCCGAAGGGCGTCATAGCGGACGACGCGCCGCCAAATGGGGTGAGTGCGGAGGCATGGCTGTTGTAGCTGTTGTTGAGCGTCTTTGCCGCCGGCGACTGGCCCATCAGCGAGGGCTCGGGACCGTAGTGGCCCAGGTGGGCGTTGACCGGAGCATTGTTGGCGTTATCTGGCCGGTACTTCAGCTCCGGGCCTTTGTCCTCTTTGCTCCGGACACAACCCATCGTCAAGCCTGAAGGGCACACGAGGGAAGGGATTCACTTAGAATGTCTGCAGAagaattaaaatattttacaacATTCAATTATGATAAAGGAAAGCCCACCCATGTCAATCTACTGTAGCCAGTCGAAAATGTCATACAAAGCAGAGTGAGGTCCACatagagtaaaaaaacaaaaagcgggTCGCCGCAGGCCACCAACAACCTCCCGTGACATCCCAAACAAAAAGCTGCGCAGCCACCCGAGCAGGAAAGAAGATCCTTACAGCCTGTGGCCGTTTCACCGATTTAAAGACAAGcagaaaaataaaagcatggcgcccccccccccttcctcattGATATTGGAGACCCTGGCATTTGTCTTATCTGAACTTCAAGGATTCCCAGCAAATGAGGTAATCTTCCCACGAGTATTAAAGAGTCAAGTGTGGCATAGTGCAGACAGCCTCCTCTTCAAAAAAATCGACTTCATCATAGCTTGAGCTTGAAGATAATGAGATTGGTCGCGATGTTGCAGCCGGCTGAACGACCCATGAAAACATGCTTCCACATTTGTTGCTGACTGTCCCAATGATGGAATCAGTCTTGGGATTTCAGACTAGATGAAATCTGGACCCTCGGGAACGCAAGATTGGAAGCCACAGAAGTAGCAAAGAAGTTTGCCGACACATTCCAGATGTCAAGAAGCACCTGATTAAATACGCTGGTGGCAAACTTCAAAATGcctgttctttttttgttttgttttgcaaattCCAAACAAAATAACTTCTTTTAGTCACATCTACCCAACTGTGAGGCAGGAGGTTCCATTTTAAttagttatttagttatttacgTTGTCATACGTGTTTGCTAAATATATTTAggaggttaaaaaaagaaaatcccaaAGCATTTCAAAGTGGGTCAATTATACGTAGGTATGTGGATTTTTCACTAAAGAAAgaaaggagggggaaaaaaaaacaatgggtgCTTCTGCGGACAGACTATAGAGTCTTGCACATCTGTTTGACATATTTAAGCTTCCTTCTTCAAACAGACTATCTGCTGGCTCAAGGCAGTTAAATATAAGACCACTTTGATCAAATTTGAGACTTTCTAAGTCCCACCAAAGTACAACTCCACGAGATGGACTTGAGGAGCAGTGAAGTAACCATGACCACGCATAGGTAATCATATAAGCATGCGTTCC is a genomic window containing:
- the yes1 gene encoding tyrosine-protein kinase yes isoform X2; amino-acid sequence: MGCVRSKEDKGPELKYRPDNANNAPVNAHLGHYGPEPSLMGQSPAAKTLNNSYNSHASALTPFGGASSAMTPFGGASTSFTSAAVSSPFPGVVTGGVTFFVALYDYEARTSDDLSFKKGDRFQIINNTEGDWWEARSINTGQKGYIPSNYVAPADSIQAEEWYFGKMGRKDAERLLLLPGNQRGTFLARESETTKGAYSLSIRDWDEVKGDNVKHYKIRKLDSGGYYITTRAQFDTLQKLVMHYTEHADGLCYKLTTVCPTVKPQTQGLAKDAWEIPRDSLRLEVKLGQGCFGEVWTGTWNGTTKVAIKTLKPGTMSPEAFLQEAQIMKKLRHDKLVPLYAVVSEEPIYIVTEFMGKGSLLDFLKEGDGKHLKLPQLVDMAAQIADGMAFIERMNYIHRDLRAANILVADNLVCKIADFGLARLIEDNEYTARQGAKFPIKWTAPEAALYGRFTIKSDVWSFGILLTELVTKGRVPYPGMVNREVLEQVERGYRMPCPQGCPDSLHEMMRHCWKKEPDERPTFEYIQSFLEDYFTATEPQYQPGDNL
- the yes1 gene encoding tyrosine-protein kinase yes isoform X1; this encodes MGLTMGCVRSKEDKGPELKYRPDNANNAPVNAHLGHYGPEPSLMGQSPAAKTLNNSYNSHASALTPFGGASSAMTPFGGASTSFTSAAVSSPFPGVVTGGVTFFVALYDYEARTSDDLSFKKGDRFQIINNTEGDWWEARSINTGQKGYIPSNYVAPADSIQAEEWYFGKMGRKDAERLLLLPGNQRGTFLARESETTKGAYSLSIRDWDEVKGDNVKHYKIRKLDSGGYYITTRAQFDTLQKLVMHYTEHADGLCYKLTTVCPTVKPQTQGLAKDAWEIPRDSLRLEVKLGQGCFGEVWTGTWNGTTKVAIKTLKPGTMSPEAFLQEAQIMKKLRHDKLVPLYAVVSEEPIYIVTEFMGKGSLLDFLKEGDGKHLKLPQLVDMAAQIADGMAFIERMNYIHRDLRAANILVADNLVCKIADFGLARLIEDNEYTARQGAKFPIKWTAPEAALYGRFTIKSDVWSFGILLTELVTKGRVPYPGMVNREVLEQVERGYRMPCPQGCPDSLHEMMRHCWKKEPDERPTFEYIQSFLEDYFTATEPQYQPGDNL